The genomic DNA ATCTGGGCCCTCCCGGAGGACACGATGGACAGGCAGATGTCCCACTTGGACACCACCTGGAAAGTGAAGTAGTAGTAGCCGGGCACGGCGCAGATGAACCGGCCCGAGTGGTTCTGGTACGGGCCCTCCTGGTTGGTGATGACCGTGTCGAAGATGACCACGTTGCCACCCGTGGGTGGGTTGCGCCTTATGGCTGAGAAGGCCGGTCGCGGCTGGTCCCTGATGTTTCCGGGGTTGCCCTTGGGGCCTCTCCGTCCTGGTAtgccagggagccccatgaggccGCTGGGCCCAGGGAAGCCCATGTTGCCAGGGTTTCCAGGGGGCCCAGGATCCCCCTGGTCCCCTTTAAGGCCCCGGATGCCCGTCCGCATGCCAGGAGCCCCTGTGGGGAGAGAGGCCAGATCTGGAGGGGGAGTCCAGCGTCCACCAGTCCCAGGGAGATGGTGGGACCCTCGGCTGCTGTGGGCGAGGGGATGGGGGGGTGTCTGGCCTTTCGAGGTTGACCGCGGGACCTCTGGCAAGTGCttcaacctctgagcctcagcttccttatctccAAAGTGGAGCCAGGTGGGAAGAGGTACTTGGGAAGCTGCCAGGTTCTGGCAAAGGCAGGACACTGGCTCCTCCGTGTGTCCCTGCCCATAGCCTTGCACTCCACGCCCCGCCAGGCCACTGCCCTTGACTTCCTCAGGCTCGGGACTCCATGGCGGGTGTCTGGATGCCAACTATGGCAAACATCCATGTGGATCTTTCTGGTCCGCCACGGGCTAGGGGTCCCGGGGACTGACACTTTCCTTTTCCACTCTGAGCAcgtcctccttcctcttctttcacccccaactttttttttctagaatgtgaGTTTCTGAAGCTGAAAGGGGTTG from Canis lupus dingo isolate Sandy chromosome 2, ASM325472v2, whole genome shotgun sequence includes the following:
- the C1QA gene encoding complement C1q subcomponent subunit A, which gives rise to MEAPWGWLALCVLATSLASAVTQDVCRALDGRDGAAGTPGRPGRPGLKGEQGEPGAPGMRTGIRGLKGDQGDPGPPGNPGNMGFPGPSGLMGLPGIPGRRGPKGNPGNIRDQPRPAFSAIRRNPPTGGNVVIFDTVITNQEGPYQNHSGRFICAVPGYYYFTFQVVSKWDICLSIVSSGRAQIRRSLGFCDTNSKGIFQVVSGGMALQLQQGDQVWIEKDPIKGRIYQGPEADSIFSGFLIFPSL